ATTACTGATGTGGCTGATAAAGCTGGTGTTTCGAAAAGTACAGTCTCCCAATATCTTAATAAACGATATCAGTATATGAGTTCAGAAACAAAAAATAAAATAGCAAAAGTAATTGAAGAGCTGAATTTTCGCCCAAATGACAACGCACGAAATTTAAAAGTGAAGAAAACGAAAGTTGTGGGGATCGTTTTAGCGAATCTGCTTCACCACCTTTCAACAGAAATTGTTCGTGTTGTAGAAGAACGGCTCCAATCTCATGAAATTAAAGTGTTTATTTGTAATTCAGATGACAGCCCTGAAAAGGAATCCGACTATATAGACTTATTAATTTCAAAACAAGTGGATGGCATTATTATTTTTCCAGTTGGGAATGACCCTAAAGTTTACAATTACGTGATTTCATACGGAATTCCACTCGTTTTTATTGACCGGATCGTGGATGGTGTGACGACAGATTGTATCCTTTTGGACAATAAAGCGGCTTGTCGCCTGGCTGTTTCTCAGCTGCAAAACAAAGGCCATGAAAATATTGCTTTCTTGACACTGCCGACAGACATCCCGGTGTCAACAAGGAGAGAAAGAATTGAAGGGTTTAAGGAGGCAATGTCTTTTTATCAATTGGAGGTACAAGAGAACAATGTGTTTTCTGTTCCGAGAGAAGAAATACAAGGAGTTTTGGAACAACGGTTTCTGCAGGAAAATAAACCGACGGCGATCGTTGCGGGAAATGACCTGGTGTTGCGCGAAGTACTTTCTTTTATTAATAAGGTCAGCTTGTCTATGCCGAACGATTTGGCATTGGTGAGCATCGATGAAGTAACATACTCCAATTTGTATAATCCCTCGATTACGACCGTTAACCAGCCCGTAAAAGAAATGGGAGAAAAAACCGCAGACATTTTGTTGGACAGGATTAACGGAAAGACAGATGACCCGTTTCGTGTTTACCGATTTGCGCCTGAGTTAATCATTAGAGGTTCGTGTTAATTATATCGGAAGCAGAGCTATAATGGCTTTGCTTTTTTTGTGTCTTTGTTTTAAATCAAAAGAATTGGGGAAATTTATTGATAGCATTTCAGAAATGGAGGAAGTTAAATGTATACCGATTTAGCAGGAAAAACAGCAATTGTTACAGGCTCTTCCAAAGGGATTGGAAAGGCGATTGCCGAACGATTTGGCAAAGAAAAAATGAACGTAGTGGTCAACTATCGCAGTGATCCTGAAGGCGGGGAGGAAACTGCAAAAAATATTGAAAAAAGCGGCGGCAAAGCAGTTGCGGTGAAAGCGGATGTTTCTTCCGAAGAAGGCATCTCCGCGCTGATAAATGCAGCAGTCGAAAATTTTGGAACGATAGATGTTATGGTGAATAATTCTGGATTTAACGGGGATGAGGTTCTCCCGCATGAAATGACGCTTGAACAATGGAGAAAAGTAATAGATGTCAATCTGACAGGAACCTTTTTAGGAGCAAAAGAAGCAATCAGTTATATGCTTGAAAATGATATCAAAGGAACGGTTTTGAATATTTCAAGTGTTCACCAGCAAATTCCGCGTCCAGGCAATGTCCATTATTCTTCATCTAAGGGCGGAATGAAGCTGATGACCGAAACGCTGGCATTGGATTATGCGGAAAAATCAATTCGTGTCAATTCACTTGCACCGGGTACAATTGCGACAGAAAGCAATCCCGATCTAGAAGGTGAAGCGAAAGAGGCACAGCTGAAAAAAATCCCAATGAAAACGTTCGGGAAACCGGAAGAAGTAGCAGCTGCCGCAGCATGGCTTGTATCTGAAGAAGCAAGCTATGTAACAGGAGCAACTCTCTTTGTGGATGGCGGAATGACCTTGTATCCTTCTCAACTAGAGTCGAATTAATTATAAAGTCTTTAATAAAGGAGAGCACATATTGTTATGTACGATATGTGCTCTCCTTTTGTATTTTTTTCTTACCCGTTATTTGACTATCAAATTTATTTCGACTAGCTCTTTACTATATAGTTCTAAATCAATTTTTTCTCCGGTAGTTAACATGCTCATTAGCGATAGCTCCTTGTATCACAATGAAACCGCTGCACTTGTCAAAGAAATTTTACCTAAAAAACACGGCAATACTCAAAGGAAATAGACAAATAGTCTGATTTATCGGGTTGATTTGACATATGGTCAAGATTGTAGGTTATCTGGTAGAATAAATCCTAGAAGACGGTTCATTCTATTATAATCAATAAAGGAGTCGTATTATGGGAAAAACACTTATCTTTGGTCATAAAAATCCAGACACAGACACGATCTGTTCTGCAATCGCGTATGCAGATTTAAAAAACAAATTAGGCATGGATGCTGAACCCGTCCGTTTAGGTACGGTCAATGAAGAAACACAATATGCACTTGATCAATTTCAAGCGGAAGTTCCCCGCCTCGTAGAAACAGTGGCGGATGAAGTTGAACAAGTCATCCTGGTTGATCATAACGAACGCCAGCAAAGTGCGGCTGATATTCAGAATGTCCGCGTCATTGAAGTCATCGACCATCACCGTATTTCAAATTTCGAAACAAGTGATCCGTTGTATTACCGCGCTGAGCCTGTTGGATGTACGGCAACCATTTTAAACAAGCTGTACAAGGAAAACGGAATTTCAGTGCCAAAAAATATTGCGGGTTTAATGCTGTCTGCAATTATTTCTGATTCACTCTTATTCAAGTCGCCAACGTGTACTGAAGAAGATGTTGCCGCGGCAAAAGAATTAGCTGAAATTGCAGAAGTCGATGCTGATAGCTATGGTTTAGAAATGCTTAAAGCAGGTGCCGATCTCAGTGGCAAATCGATCCAAGAGCTGATTACTCTTGATGCAAAAGAATTTCAAATGGGAAGCTACAAAGTGGAAGTTGCTCAAGTAAATACAGTAGACACGAATGAAGTGCTTGCCCGTCAGGAAGAACTGGAAGCTGCATTTGCGAAAGCGATAGCCGACAAAGATTTAAATTTATTCTTATTTGTCATTACAGATATTTTAAATAATGATTCTGTTGTCCTCGTCTCAGGTGACGCTTCAAATGCAGTAGAGGAAGCCTTTGACGTAAAGCTTGAAAATGGTACAGCCCTTTTAAAAGGAGTCGTTTCCCGCAAAAAACAAATCGTACCGCCGCTAACAGCAACGTTAAAAAATTAATAAAAATAGGCCATTCTGCTCAGCAGGGTGGCCTTGTTTTTTCATGTGGGCCAATTATGCGGCTGTGCAATGATCAGTGTAATTTGAGCAATTAATTGGTATAACAGTAAATTAATATGTTGTCTATTCAGTTAAATGGGTATTAGTCATTAAGTGATGCCTAATTGAGTCACCAGTACAAAGAATGGCGCCGAAACAAGCTCCGTGCGTCTTCTGCTATGGCGATCCCGTGGTAATAAATACTTAAAACTTGACATAAAATCTAACCATGTTACGATTAATATCGTTGTTATTAACATACGAACAAAACAGGGAGATGTTAATTATTATTAACAATAAGAACATTGCATTTATCGGAGCAGGTTCTATGGCAGAAGGAATGATCTCAGGCATTGTCCAATCAGATCAAATCCCTGCAACACAAATTTATGTAACAAACCGCAGTAACAAAAACCGCTTAGAAGAGCTTCATCAAACGTACGGTATTCAAGGTAAAGGAAATGAAGAGCTGGATTTTGACCAAATCGATACATTTATTTTAGCTATGAAACCTAAAGACGCTGAGGCTGCATTATCCGCCTTGAAAAATAAAGTGAAACCCCATCAATTGGTCTTGTCAGTACTAGCTGGCATTACGACTTCCTATCTTGAAGATTTATTACACGATCAACAGCCTGTGATACGGGTTATGCCCAATACCTCAAGCACAATCGGGGCTTCTGCGACAGCGATGTCGTCCGGACGTCATGTTTCTAAAGAGCAAGAACTCATGGCAAAAGAAATCCTGGGATGCATGGGCGAAGTTTACGCAATTGAAGAAAACAAAATGGACGTTTTCACAGGGATTGCAGGCAGCGGACCCGCTTATTTCTACTATTTAATGGAGCATATAGAAAAAGCAGGAGAAGCAGCTGGCCTTGATAAAAAAATGTCGTGTGCGATTGGCGCGCAAACCTTGCTTGGAGCAGCAA
This window of the Bacillus gobiensis genome carries:
- a CDS encoding LacI family DNA-binding transcriptional regulator, which translates into the protein MENKKKITITDVADKAGVSKSTVSQYLNKRYQYMSSETKNKIAKVIEELNFRPNDNARNLKVKKTKVVGIVLANLLHHLSTEIVRVVEERLQSHEIKVFICNSDDSPEKESDYIDLLISKQVDGIIIFPVGNDPKVYNYVISYGIPLVFIDRIVDGVTTDCILLDNKAACRLAVSQLQNKGHENIAFLTLPTDIPVSTRRERIEGFKEAMSFYQLEVQENNVFSVPREEIQGVLEQRFLQENKPTAIVAGNDLVLREVLSFINKVSLSMPNDLALVSIDEVTYSNLYNPSITTVNQPVKEMGEKTADILLDRINGKTDDPFRVYRFAPELIIRGSC
- a CDS encoding glucose 1-dehydrogenase, with product MYTDLAGKTAIVTGSSKGIGKAIAERFGKEKMNVVVNYRSDPEGGEETAKNIEKSGGKAVAVKADVSSEEGISALINAAVENFGTIDVMVNNSGFNGDEVLPHEMTLEQWRKVIDVNLTGTFLGAKEAISYMLENDIKGTVLNISSVHQQIPRPGNVHYSSSKGGMKLMTETLALDYAEKSIRVNSLAPGTIATESNPDLEGEAKEAQLKKIPMKTFGKPEEVAAAAAWLVSEEASYVTGATLFVDGGMTLYPSQLESN
- a CDS encoding manganese-dependent inorganic pyrophosphatase, coding for MGKTLIFGHKNPDTDTICSAIAYADLKNKLGMDAEPVRLGTVNEETQYALDQFQAEVPRLVETVADEVEQVILVDHNERQQSAADIQNVRVIEVIDHHRISNFETSDPLYYRAEPVGCTATILNKLYKENGISVPKNIAGLMLSAIISDSLLFKSPTCTEEDVAAAKELAEIAEVDADSYGLEMLKAGADLSGKSIQELITLDAKEFQMGSYKVEVAQVNTVDTNEVLARQEELEAAFAKAIADKDLNLFLFVITDILNNDSVVLVSGDASNAVEEAFDVKLENGTALLKGVVSRKKQIVPPLTATLKN
- the proC gene encoding pyrroline-5-carboxylate reductase translates to MLIIINNKNIAFIGAGSMAEGMISGIVQSDQIPATQIYVTNRSNKNRLEELHQTYGIQGKGNEELDFDQIDTFILAMKPKDAEAALSALKNKVKPHQLVLSVLAGITTSYLEDLLHDQQPVIRVMPNTSSTIGASATAMSSGRHVSKEQELMAKEILGCMGEVYAIEENKMDVFTGIAGSGPAYFYYLMEHIEKAGEAAGLDKKMSCAIGAQTLLGAAKMLLETGETPTVLREKVTSPNGTTAAGLHALEQFGGGEAIEQAIKEAAKRSEEISKEMNQLNLIR